In the Carboxydothermus hydrogenoformans Z-2901 genome, TTATATTGCTTTTTTGGAATTTAAAAGAAACTATTTTTTCAAATTTATGTTCCTTAAAAAGCTTCAGTTCTCCACTTATAACTTCTTTATAAGCATTTTCTTTAGTAATTTTAAGTAAGGTCTTTTCATCACCTTTATACTTAGCCAATATATATTTTGTCGCCAACTCTTTTAAGTTTTTTTCTAAGTCACTTAATTCTGGACTTTCCGATTTATCAGCTTTATATACTTTGTTTTTAACCGTTCTATTACGGGTAACCGTCTTTTTTGTAGTATTTTCGGTTTCAGTACAACCGGTAATAAGGCTTAGTAAAATTAATGCTACAAAGAAATAATATGCTCTTTTTTCAATAACCCACATTTTTATTCCACTCCCCCAATAAACTTCCCCTGAATCCTTCGTTCTACCTGCTCTGGAGATGAAATATAAGAAATGCTCACTTTAATGGACTCAAACCTAAAATTATTTGGAATATTTTTGAAAATTTTTGTTTAATACCACTAAAATTCTGGTATAATAAAAAGGAAATCTGGTGGTTTATTCTTTCACTTTAATTACAGGTGATTTAGATGAAAAGGAATTTGAATGATATTAAAGGGCAAATTGAAGAATTAAAAAAATACTGTGAACAAAATAAAAACATTTTAGCACTATATATATTTGGATCTTATGGCACCGAGCTTGAACGTATTACCAGCGATATTGATTTAGCAATGTTATTCAGAAATAGCCCTTCACTTTTTGAAGAACTCGAGATTGAATCTGACATCAGCCAGATTTTTGGACGGGATAACATTGATCTTGTCAACTTAAACAAAGCCCCATTAGATATTTGTCATCAAGTATTATATACAGGAGACCTTTTATATTGTACTGATGAAATAGCCCTTGCAGATTTTAAGGAGAAAGTTTTTAATGCCTACGGAGATTATGGAATTACATTAAAAAAATTTTATGATGATTATATGAAAGGATTGAGAGATAAATATGCCTGAAATTGATAAAAAAAGGGTTCTTGATAAAATCCGAGTAATTGAAAACAGCTTATCCAAATTAAAAACCCTTGCTCAGCTCCCGGTAAATGAATTTATATCTAAAGGTGGAATATGACGCTAACATATATAAGTTAATGGCTAAATTTCGAAATCGCATAGTTCATTTCTATGATGAAGTTGATGACATCGAAGTTTACAGAATCTTACAAAACAATCTTGGAGATTTTGATTCATTTATCCGGCAGATAAACAAATTGATAAATTAATTTTCATCCCCGGAAGCCCACGGTTTTGTCCACCTCCACCTCTACTTTTTCGTCATTAATGCCGTTTAAAGTAACCGTATTTACTTTAGAATCGTTTATTTTCTTCTTTTGCCATTTTTGTTTCTTATTCGGCATATTTACCAAGCAGGAAAAAAGGATTCGCCTAGTAAAGCAATCAGAGACAGCTAAAAACGTCACCAACTAATGTAAACTAAATATAGTTATTTAGCATTAGCAGTAACCCATTATTATTCAAATAAACTTTCTGCCACTTTAGTTAAATCGTCAACCGATATATTTAGTCCTCCCACAAGGTAGTAGCAATTATCTTTCCAGAACATGATTTTTACTGGTTCTCCTTCACTTTCATAAAGCAACCAAGCATCAGTTCCTGCAATCTTTATTTTTTTTGCATCGTTAATTTCATTTGGCTTTGTATTTCCGTTATCATTTGATTGTATAATTACCAAAAATCTCCTTTCATTTTTTATATCTTGCCACCCTTGAATTACTGCTTTAAGAGCACCAACATTTTCAACCGTTTTTTTCTTGAAAACAAGTCCTCTGGGTAAATATTTAGGTATTTTTAAATTGTACGGTAAAGACACTTCATTATTATTAGAATTTATACTAGAATAATTACTATTTAAT is a window encoding:
- the mntA gene encoding type VII toxin-antitoxin system MntA family adenylyltransferase antitoxin, which translates into the protein MKRNLNDIKGQIEELKKYCEQNKNILALYIFGSYGTELERITSDIDLAMLFRNSPSLFEELEIESDISQIFGRDNIDLVNLNKAPLDICHQVLYTGDLLYCTDEIALADFKEKVFNAYGDYGITLKKFYDDYMKGLRDKYA
- a CDS encoding HepT-like ribonuclease domain-containing protein, which codes for MAKFRNRIVHFYDEVDDIEVYRILQNNLGDFDSFIRQINKLIN
- a CDS encoding DUF4367 domain-containing protein, producing the protein MKYLKMWFLISFILILIFSGYLYALAENNNKVSARLNSNYSSINSNNNEVSLPYNLKIPKYLPRGLVFKKKTVENVGALKAVIQGWQDIKNERRFLVIIQSNDNGNTKPNEINDAKKIKIAGTDAWLLYESEGEPVKIMFWKDNCYYLVGGLNISVDDLTKVAESLFE